The following coding sequences lie in one Primulina huaijiensis isolate GDHJ02 chromosome 2, ASM1229523v2, whole genome shotgun sequence genomic window:
- the LOC140964764 gene encoding uncharacterized protein isoform X2 — protein sequence MTFVGTPGVTGAVMWDSGIVLGKFLEHSVESKTIILQDKKVIELGSGCGFVGCIAALLGARVVLTDLPDRLKLLKKNVETNLYGDVRGTAKVEELTWGDNLDSDLTHPCPDYVLGSDVVYGEEAVLDLMETLVELCGRQTTIVLAGELRNDAILEYFLEAATKDFIVGRIDQEQWHPDYSSPRVVMYVLTKKQK from the exons ATGACCTTTGTT GGAACTCCTGGAGTTACTGGTGCAGTGATGTGGGATAGCGGCATAGTTCTAGGAAAATTTTTAGAGCATTCTGTGGAGTCCAAGACCATCATTCTTCAGGACAAGAAAGTCATTGAGTTGGGCTCAGGCTGTGGATTTGTTGG TTGCATTGCAGCTTTACTGGGTGCCCGAGTGGTTCTGACTGACCTGCCTGATCGactgaaattattaaaaaagaaTGTTGAAACCAATCTATATGGTGATGTGCGAGGGACTGCTAAGGTGGAAGAACTTACATGGGGAGACAACCTGGACTCAGACTTGACACACCCTTGCCCTGATTATG TGCTTGGCTCAGATGTAGTATACGGTGAGGAAGCAGTATTGGATTTGATGGAAACACTCGTAGAACTTTGTGGGAGACAAACTACTATAGTTTTGGCTGGCGAACTTCGAAACG ATGCTATTCTCGAATATTTCTTAGAAGCAGCGACTAAAGATTTTATCGTTGGCCGTATAGACCAAGAACAGTGGCATCCGGATTACAGCAGTCCACGCGTCGTGATGTATGTTTTGACAAAGAAACAGAAATAA
- the LOC140964764 gene encoding uncharacterized protein isoform X1 — translation MEEEADNVVAGLGLYLGKVKLINGGGIESDEPSAAAEEIMLLWGIQQPLFSKHNAFVKQSSLQLRIDACGRSLSIHQSPSSLGTPGVTGAVMWDSGIVLGKFLEHSVESKTIILQDKKVIELGSGCGFVGCIAALLGARVVLTDLPDRLKLLKKNVETNLYGDVRGTAKVEELTWGDNLDSDLTHPCPDYVLGSDVVYGEEAVLDLMETLVELCGRQTTIVLAGELRNDAILEYFLEAATKDFIVGRIDQEQWHPDYSSPRVVMYVLTKKQK, via the exons ATGGAGGAGGAGGCCGATAACGTAGTGGCTGGGCTCGGCTTATATCTCgggaaagtgaagctgattaaTGGCGGCGGTATAGAATCCGATGAGCCATCAGCCGCCGCGGAAGAAATCATGCTTCTGTGGGGAATTCAACAGCCACTTTTCTCCAAGCACAACGCTTTCGTAAAACAGTCATCTCTTCAGCTCCGGATCGATGCCTGTGGCCGCTCGCTCTCCATCCACCAGTCCCCTTCTTCTCTG GGAACTCCTGGAGTTACTGGTGCAGTGATGTGGGATAGCGGCATAGTTCTAGGAAAATTTTTAGAGCATTCTGTGGAGTCCAAGACCATCATTCTTCAGGACAAGAAAGTCATTGAGTTGGGCTCAGGCTGTGGATTTGTTGG TTGCATTGCAGCTTTACTGGGTGCCCGAGTGGTTCTGACTGACCTGCCTGATCGactgaaattattaaaaaagaaTGTTGAAACCAATCTATATGGTGATGTGCGAGGGACTGCTAAGGTGGAAGAACTTACATGGGGAGACAACCTGGACTCAGACTTGACACACCCTTGCCCTGATTATG TGCTTGGCTCAGATGTAGTATACGGTGAGGAAGCAGTATTGGATTTGATGGAAACACTCGTAGAACTTTGTGGGAGACAAACTACTATAGTTTTGGCTGGCGAACTTCGAAACG ATGCTATTCTCGAATATTTCTTAGAAGCAGCGACTAAAGATTTTATCGTTGGCCGTATAGACCAAGAACAGTGGCATCCGGATTACAGCAGTCCACGCGTCGTGATGTATGTTTTGACAAAGAAACAGAAATAA